From Panicum hallii strain FIL2 chromosome 2, PHallii_v3.1, whole genome shotgun sequence, a single genomic window includes:
- the LOC112879677 gene encoding mitogen-activated protein kinase kinase kinase NPK1-like: protein MRRDDAGGGSGFHDLFDSVRRSISFRPAAAAAGPEPPAGPFGAGSGGIGLRISSCIRKSRGMGLLGLVTKNTSPPRRMLPPMPDEAVGGSGGGGGGCGGGGEENPPIRWRKGELIGAGAFGQVYLGMNLDSGELLAVKQVLIGTSNATREKAQAHIRELEEEVKLLKNLSHPNIVRYLGTVREEDTLNILLEFVPGGSIQSLLGKLGSFPEPVIKKYTKQILQGLEYLHNNAIIHRDIKGANILVDNKGCIKLADFGASKQVAKLATVTAAKTMKGTPHWMAPEVIVGSGHSFSADIWSVGCTVIEMATGKPPWSQQYQEVALLFHVGTTKSHPPIPEHLSPEAKDFLLKCLQKEPELRSTASDLLKHPFVTGEPNELQPLNRAAHKDSFNEIPANDMPNGLGWNQSSNWSTMNSNKSSKIKPLWEGSCDVDDVMCEFADKDDYPAVGSSYNPMSEPFDNWESKFDMSPEKNSHQSMEFGGLAKHAESSITENDFTFPVEGSCEDDDVLTESKIKAFLEEKALDLKKLQTPLYEEFYNTTNAGSCQEADQTSKGKIPASPKLPPRGKSPPSKTRGGASPTCDNLNNGSPESCSKQFPRSSVVKSSRILREIASPQLNELGDKMHLDAQDSPSISFAERQRKWKEELDQELERERVMRLAGCGKTPSPSRGPNVKRERHADH from the exons ATGCGACGGGACGACGCCGGCGGCGGATCCGGGTTCCACGACTTGTTCGACTCCGTGCGCCGCTCCATCTccttccgccccgccgccgcggccgccggcccggAGCCCCCGGCGGGCCCATTCGGCGCGGGGAGCGGAGGGATCGGCTTGCGGATCAGCTCCTGCATCCGGAAGTCCCGCGGGATGGGGCTTCTTGGGCTCGTCACGAAGaacacctcgccgccgcgccgcatgCTGCCGCCGATGCCCGACGAGGCGGTCGGCGGCagcggaggagggggcggggGATGCGGCGGAGGTGGAGAGGAGAACCCGCCGATCCGGTGGCGGAAGGGGGAGCTGATCGGGGCGGGCGCGTTCGGGCAGGTCTACCTCGGGATGAACCTGGACTCCGGCGAGCTCCTCGCCGTTAAGCAG GTCTTGATCGGCACTAGCAACGCGACGCGGGAGAAGGCCCAA GCACATATTAGAGAGCTCGAAGAAGAAGTGAAGCTACTCAAGAACCTGTCGCACCCCAACATCGTT AGGTATCTTGGGACTGTGCGGGAGGAAGATACTCTAAATATCTTGCTTGAATTTGTCCCTGGAGGGTCCATTCAGTCACTTCTGGGGAAGCTTGGTTCGTTCCCAGAGCCT GTCATTAAGAAATACACTAAGCAAATTTTGCAAGGATTGGAGTATCTGCATAACAATGCAATTATACATAGAGATATAAAG GGTGCAAACATTCTTGTTGATAACAAAGGGTGCATCAAACTTGCTGATTTTGGAGCATCTAAGCAAGTGGCAAAGTTG GCTACTGTGACAGCAGCCAAAACAATGAAAGGTACACCGCATTGGATGGCACCTGAAGTCATTGTTGGGAGTGGGCATAGCTT CTCTGCAGATATATGGAGTGTAGGGTGCACAGTCATTGAAATGGCAACTGGCAAACCACCATGGAGCCAGCAGTATCAAGAG GTTGCTCTTCTATTTCATGTTGGAACCACAAAGTCACATCCACCTATACCTGAACATCTCTCCCCAGAGGCCAAAGATTTTCTGCTGAAATGCCTGCAGAA GGAACCAGAGCTGAGGTCTACTGCATCAGACTTACTAAAG CATCCTTTTGTCACTGGAGAACCGAATGAGTTGCAGCCACTCAATCGCGCTGCACACAAG GACTCTTTTAATGAGATTCCTGCAAATGATATGCCAAATGGCTT GGGTTGGAATCAGTCTTCCAACTGGTCGACTATGAACTCCAACAAATCATCAAAAATCAAGCCCTTATGGGAGGGCAGCTGTGATGTTGATGATGTCATGTGTGAGTTTGCTGACAAGGATGACTATCCAGCAGTTGGATCT AGCTATAATCCTATGTCAGAACCATTTGATAACTGGGAAAGCAAGTTTGACATGAGCCCGGAGAAAAATTCTCATCAATCAATGGAATTTGGTGGATTAGCCAAACATGCTGAAAGCAGCATAACTGAGAATGATTTTACTTTCCCCGTTGAGGGAAGTTGTGAAGATGATGATGTACTTACAGAGTCAAAAATAAAGGCATTCCTTGAAGAGAAG GCACTTGACCTGAAAAAGCTACAAACACCTTTGTACGAGGAGTTCTACAACACAACAAATGCAGGAAGTTGTCAGGAAGCTGATCAAACTTCCAAGGGGAAAATCCCAGCTAGTCCGAAACTTCCCCCTCGAGGAAAGTCACCTCCAAGTAAGACACGAGGAGGTGCATCACCAACATGTGATAATTTGAATAATGGAAGTCCTGAAAGCTGCAGCAAGCAATTCCCAAGAAGCAGTGTGGTGAAGAGCAGCCGAATTTTACGAGAAATAGCTTCTCCTCAACTCAATGAGCTTGGTGATAAAATGCATCTTGATGCCCAAGATAGCCCAAG CATCAGCTTTGCCGAAAGGCAGAGGAAGTGGAAAGAAGAGTTGGACCAGGAACTTGAGAGGGAACGAG TGATGAGATTAGCTGGGTGCGGTAAAACACCATCTCCAAGTAGAGGTCCCAATGTGAAGCGAGAGCGTCACGCTGACCATTGA
- the LOC112881070 gene encoding uncharacterized protein LOC112881070 has translation MDAALLAVLVEHHNNGDHAQNGWKPYVYNAAIRNVREKCNVEITKDNIASRCKTFDKHCEVISKILSQSGFGWDWVNDKLLIDSDDVWNKYVEANKSTACYKNKIVKNWDAISTIYSKDHANSQGAHTGAESAQVLPEQVDDASPDLP, from the exons ATGGACGCTGCATTGCTGGCTGTTCTCGTGGAGCATCACAACAATGGTGATCATGCCCAAAATGGTTGGAAGCCATATGTCTACAATGCTGCTATAAGGAATGTACGTGAGAAGTGTAATGTGGAGATCACAAAGGACAATATAGCATCAAGGTGCAAAACTTTTGACAAGCACTGTGAGGTCATTAGCAAGATTCTTTCTCAGAGCGGCTTTGGCTGGGATTGGGTTAATGATAAGCTGTTAATTGATAGTGATGATGTTTGGAATAAATATGTGGAG GCTAACAAGTCAACAGCTTGCTACAAGAACAAAATAGTGAAGAATTGGGATGCAATCAGTACTATTTATTCAAAAGATCATGCCAATAGTCAAGGTGCTCATACAGGTGCTGAGAGTGCTCAAGTTCTACCTGAACAAGTTGATGATGCATCACCAGATTTGCCCTAA